The following are encoded in a window of Citrobacter freundii genomic DNA:
- the maeA gene encoding malate dehydrogenase, which yields MENETNKLRSLYIPYAGPVLLEFPLLNKGSAFSVEERRNFNLLGLLPEVVETIEEQAERAWIQYQGFKTEIDKHIYLRNIQDTNETLFYRLVQNHLDEMMPVIYTPTVGAACERFSEIYRRARGVFISYQNRHNMDDILQNVPNHNIKVIVVTDGERILGLGDQGIGGMGIPIGKLSLYTACGGISPAYTLPVVLDVGTNNQQLLNDPLYMGWRNPRITDDEYYEFVDEFIQAVKHRWPEVLLQFEDFAQKNAMPLLTRYRDEICSFNDDIQGTAAVTVGTLIAASRAAGSQLSEQNIVFLGAGSAGCGIAEQIIAQIQREGLSEEAARQRVFMVDRFGLLTDKMPNLLSFQTKLVQKRENLQHWDTKEDVLSLLDVVRNVKPDILIGVSGQTGLFTEEIIREMHKHCPRPIVMPLSNPTSRVEATPQDIIAWTEGNALVATGSPFAPVAWKDKIYPIAQCNNAYIFPGIGLGVIASGAKRITDEMLMSASETLAQYSPLVLNGEGLVLPELKDIQTVSRAIAFAVGKMAQQQGMAVKTSAEALQQAIDENFWQAEYRDYRRTSI from the coding sequence ATGGAAAACGAAACTAACAAACTGCGTTCCCTTTACATCCCTTACGCTGGCCCGGTACTGCTGGAATTTCCCTTACTGAACAAAGGGAGTGCTTTCAGTGTGGAAGAACGCCGTAACTTCAACCTGCTGGGGTTACTGCCGGAAGTGGTCGAGACGATTGAAGAGCAGGCCGAACGCGCCTGGATCCAATATCAGGGATTCAAAACGGAAATCGACAAACATATCTACCTGCGCAACATTCAGGATACCAACGAAACCCTGTTTTACCGACTGGTACAAAACCATCTTGATGAGATGATGCCGGTTATCTATACCCCGACGGTGGGTGCCGCCTGTGAGCGTTTCTCCGAGATTTATCGTCGCGCGCGCGGCGTGTTTATCTCCTACCAGAACCGCCATAACATGGACGATATCCTGCAAAACGTCCCGAACCACAATATCAAAGTTATCGTCGTGACCGACGGTGAACGTATTCTGGGTCTTGGCGACCAGGGGATCGGCGGGATGGGCATTCCTATCGGCAAACTGTCGCTGTACACCGCCTGTGGCGGCATCAGCCCGGCCTACACCCTGCCGGTAGTGCTGGATGTCGGTACCAACAATCAGCAGTTGCTGAACGATCCGCTGTATATGGGCTGGCGTAATCCGCGCATCACCGACGATGAATACTACGAATTTGTTGATGAGTTCATCCAGGCGGTGAAACATCGCTGGCCCGAAGTGCTGCTGCAGTTTGAAGACTTCGCGCAGAAAAACGCCATGCCGTTGCTGACCCGCTATCGTGATGAAATTTGCTCGTTTAATGACGATATTCAGGGCACGGCGGCGGTTACCGTCGGGACGCTGATTGCGGCCAGCCGCGCGGCGGGCAGCCAGTTGAGCGAACAAAATATTGTCTTCCTTGGTGCGGGGTCCGCCGGTTGCGGGATTGCCGAGCAGATCATCGCGCAGATCCAGCGTGAAGGATTAAGCGAAGAGGCCGCGCGTCAGCGCGTGTTTATGGTTGACCGCTTTGGTCTGTTAACCGACAAAATGCCGAACCTGCTCTCGTTCCAGACCAAACTGGTGCAAAAACGCGAAAACCTGCAGCACTGGGATACGAAAGAAGATGTGCTGTCTCTGCTCGACGTGGTTCGCAACGTGAAGCCGGACATTCTGATTGGTGTCTCCGGTCAGACGGGCCTGTTTACCGAAGAAATTATTCGCGAGATGCACAAGCACTGTCCGCGCCCAATCGTCATGCCGCTGTCTAACCCGACGTCGCGCGTGGAAGCCACGCCGCAGGATATTATTGCCTGGACCGAAGGCAATGCGCTGGTGGCCACCGGTAGCCCGTTTGCCCCGGTAGCCTGGAAAGATAAAATCTACCCGATTGCCCAGTGTAACAACGCCTATATCTTCCCGGGTATCGGTCTTGGCGTGATCGCCTCTGGCGCCAAGCGCATCACTGATGAAATGCTGATGTCGGCCAGCGAAACGCTGGCACAGTATTCACCGCTGGTGTTGAACGGCGAAGGGCTGGTATTACCGGAACTGAAGGATATTCAGACCGTTTCCCGCGCCATAGCCTTTGCCGTAGGTAAAATGGCCCAGCAGCAAGGCATGGCAGTGAAAACATCGGCTGAAGCCCTGCAGCAGGCGATTGACGAGAATTTCTGGCAAGCAGAATATCGCGACTACCGTCGTACCTCTATCTGA
- a CDS encoding ABC-F family ATP-binding cassette domain-containing protein: MSTLLTAQSLHVDTAFGTLFDDLTFTLKKGDRIGLIGYNGCGKSTLLKLLDGTISPTSGSIAQAHHCHLARVEQHLPDEILPLTLQEAVLAQLPEHERAGQQWRVESLLAEMGFTPENLHLTAQTLSGGQHTRLLLARALMRNPDLLLLDEPGNHLDLPTLLWLEQFLQRWSGSFVVVSHDPQLLDAVTHGTWILRDHSLHAFDLPCSAARQALVDRDASDALRHKAEQKEIDRVTASAKRLATWGRVYDNEDLSRKAKQMEKQVQRLKDDQTDVTAGSQWSLTLNGDALRADRLLEMTDLPVSPAEDAATLFSIAGIRIKSGDRVAIVGRNGCGKSSLLKLIWQQYQTQMTSTSLVLHRRATLGYYDQSLNQLADNDSLFEALEPFAPQPDVRKMALISAGFPWIRHAQRVSTLSGGERSRLLFIGLTLARYSLLMLDEPTNHLDMEGKEALAHTLQHFSGGVLLVSHDRQLIRQSCNRFWFIDEGELSEWHDLEAINARIQETASELAASKTVAEVVPDPHHHGDEILEKLLELEQRLFDDLARKTKHQKPQLQAQWRKEIAHLNSLLD; this comes from the coding sequence ATGAGCACATTACTAACCGCACAATCCTTACACGTTGATACGGCATTTGGCACGCTATTCGACGATCTCACTTTTACCCTGAAAAAAGGCGACCGCATTGGGCTTATCGGCTACAACGGCTGCGGCAAAAGCACGCTGTTAAAACTGCTGGATGGCACGATTTCTCCCACCAGCGGATCCATTGCCCAGGCACATCACTGTCATCTTGCGCGCGTAGAACAGCATTTGCCGGATGAGATCCTGCCGCTAACACTCCAGGAAGCCGTACTGGCACAACTTCCCGAGCATGAACGCGCGGGTCAGCAATGGCGGGTTGAGTCACTACTCGCAGAAATGGGCTTTACGCCGGAGAATTTGCACCTCACCGCACAAACGCTGAGCGGCGGCCAGCACACGCGCCTGCTGCTGGCCCGCGCGCTGATGCGCAATCCCGACCTGCTGTTGCTGGATGAACCGGGTAACCATCTGGATTTGCCCACATTGCTGTGGCTGGAGCAGTTTTTACAGCGCTGGTCCGGCAGTTTTGTGGTGGTGTCTCACGATCCACAATTGCTGGATGCAGTGACGCACGGAACGTGGATCCTCCGGGATCATTCCCTGCATGCGTTCGATCTCCCCTGTAGTGCGGCGCGCCAAGCGTTGGTGGACAGAGATGCCAGCGATGCCTTGCGCCATAAGGCAGAACAAAAGGAAATCGATCGCGTTACTGCCAGCGCCAAACGTCTGGCCACCTGGGGACGGGTCTACGACAACGAAGATTTGTCTCGCAAAGCCAAACAGATGGAAAAACAAGTGCAGCGCCTGAAGGATGACCAGACGGATGTCACCGCCGGAAGTCAGTGGTCACTAACATTGAATGGCGATGCCCTGCGTGCCGACCGCTTGCTGGAAATGACAGACCTCCCCGTCTCTCCGGCAGAGGATGCGGCAACGCTGTTTTCCATTGCCGGTATTCGCATCAAAAGCGGCGATCGCGTGGCGATTGTCGGGCGTAACGGCTGTGGAAAATCGTCGCTATTAAAGCTTATCTGGCAGCAATATCAGACGCAAATGACCTCGACATCGCTGGTGCTGCACCGGCGGGCGACGCTGGGGTATTACGACCAGTCGCTCAACCAGCTTGCGGATAACGATTCGTTGTTCGAGGCTCTCGAGCCGTTTGCCCCGCAGCCGGATGTGCGCAAAATGGCACTGATTAGCGCGGGGTTCCCGTGGATCCGCCACGCTCAACGGGTCAGCACCTTAAGCGGCGGCGAACGTTCGCGCCTGCTGTTTATCGGGCTGACGCTTGCCCGCTATAGCCTGTTGATGCTCGACGAGCCGACCAACCATCTGGATATGGAAGGCAAAGAAGCGCTGGCGCACACGCTGCAACACTTCAGCGGCGGCGTGCTGCTGGTCAGTCATGACCGTCAGCTTATCCGCCAAAGCTGCAACCGCTTCTGGTTTATTGATGAGGGTGAACTTAGCGAATGGCACGACCTGGAAGCGATTAACGCCCGCATTCAGGAAACCGCCAGTGAGCTAGCGGCGAGCAAAACGGTGGCAGAGGTTGTTCCTGATCCTCATCATCATGGCGACGAAATACTGGAGAAAC